The following coding sequences lie in one Trichoderma breve strain T069 chromosome 1, whole genome shotgun sequence genomic window:
- a CDS encoding short chain dehydrogenase domain-containing protein: MPFPYKKDITGDELVAEYAPIIKGKTILTTGVSPNSLGARYVETLASAQPKLLILAGRDLAKVNQTAEAINKAHPNVQTKVLQLDLSSFASARKAAAEVNSWDDVPAIDVLMNNAGIMAVEYKICEDGYESQLTCNHLSHFLFTNLILDKVLASELKRIVNVSSGGHWFSGIRYADLNYDGGKTYEKWNAYGQSKTANILFSIGLAKRFGDRGVLSYSLNPGAIITNLGAHLDFAPGGDLEVLARVSQMTGSPFGWEKEKEMLTHEQGIATHVFASFDPVLKEHNGAYLLEKAQVADYYVDAISPHAISDIEAKKLWDLSVKAVGL; the protein is encoded by the exons atgcCTTTTCCCTACAAGAAGGACATCACCGGTGACGAGCTGGTCGCCGAATATGCCcccatcatcaagggcaagacCATCCTCACTACAGGCGTCTCACCAAACAGTCTCGGCGCACGCTACGTCGAGACTCTCGCCTCCGCACAGCCCAAGCTGCTCATCCTCGCCGGCCGCGACCTGGCCAAGGTAAACCAGACGgccgaagccatcaacaaggcGCACCCGAACGTGCAGACCAAAgtgctgcagctggacctCAGCTCGTTTGCTTCCGCGCGAAAGGCCGCTGCCGAGGTCAACTCTTGGGACGACGTGCCGGCGATCGATGTGTTGATGAATAACGCGGGTATTATGGCTGTGGAGTACAAGATTTGCGAGGATGGGTATGAGAGCCAGTTGACGTGTAATCACCTGAGCCACTTTCTCTTTACGAACTTGATCCTGGACAAGGTTCTTGCGAGTGAGCTCAAGCGCATTGTCAATGTCAGCAGTGGTGGACATTGGTTTAGTGGCATTCGTTATGCGGATTTGAACTATGAT GGCGGAAAGACGTACGAGAAGTGGAACGCATATGGCCAGTCCAAGACCGCCAACATACTCTTTTCCATCGGCCTGGCCAAGCGATTCGGTGACCGTGGCGTCTTGTCGTATAGCTTGAATCCCGGTGCCATCATTACCAACCTCGGTGCCCATTTAGACTTTGCACCGGGAGGCGATTTGGAGGTCTTGG CGCGAGTCTCTCAAATGACTGGATCACCGTTTGGttgggagaaggagaaggagatgcttACACATGAACAAGGAATTGCTACTCAcgtctttgcttcttttgatCCTGTTCTCAAGG AACACAACGGCGCATATCTGCTGGAAAAGGCTCAAGTGGCCGATTACTACGTCGACGCCATTTCTCCCCACGCTATTAGCGATAttgaggccaagaagctgtggGACTTGAGTGTCAAGGCCGTTGGATTGTAA